In bacterium, a single genomic region encodes these proteins:
- a CDS encoding ABC transporter ATP-binding protein, whose protein sequence is MKYCDVSKISRLFLSENREDKTAIPLKASNTNTDVPTSATTAPGSKAKFIRLVDVVKLAYPYKGTLCLAMVALLLAGGVNLAIPEVIRRFLNSENSLSRVNDQPILIGSALISIFLLQAIAFYLRTYWFGKVGHSVVFDLRKRLYSSLLRKPLQFFDGERTGDLISRINADTLMLQDVVSIRLSVLIRYFLQVIIGIVLMALLSPRLTILIALVLPIVVAASRILGKRLRALSKEQQARLGEATTSADESIGGIRTVKAFTGEKFELDRFVRQIRAVRELGFARSQFAAFFASSINFLMNGVLVFILLLGIQSVTSGTLSSGDLTAFLLYGAIVAISFAFLAGSLGELYQASGAAERIFETLAAEEERVNTAEPIDSQSVVNSLRFQHVSFSYPTREDVRAVDDISFSAHKGEFIAFVGPSGAGKSTIMNLLLRFYELQEGEILYDDVDIASRPIHETRSRIGLVPQEPLLFADTIEANLKYGAENVSREELESVCKQVAILDFIRSLPDGFQTYVGERGVQLSGGQRQRLAIARALLRKPDILLLDEATSALDSESEAAIKSSISSMKNECILIAIAHRLSTVQKADRIYVLHHGKIIEEGSHHELLGLNGVYQELVSYQALMT, encoded by the coding sequence TTGAAATATTGTGATGTAAGCAAGATTTCGAGATTATTCCTCTCGGAGAATCGAGAAGACAAAACGGCAATACCATTGAAAGCATCCAATACCAATACAGATGTGCCAACTTCGGCAACTACTGCGCCAGGTTCAAAAGCGAAGTTTATTCGCCTCGTCGATGTTGTTAAGCTCGCATATCCCTACAAGGGCACCTTATGCCTTGCGATGGTCGCTCTTCTCCTTGCTGGAGGAGTGAACCTTGCAATTCCAGAAGTCATCAGGCGTTTCCTTAATAGCGAAAACTCGCTGAGCCGTGTCAACGACCAGCCGATTCTTATAGGCAGCGCGCTGATAAGTATCTTCTTACTCCAAGCCATCGCTTTCTACCTGCGAACATATTGGTTCGGAAAAGTTGGGCACTCAGTGGTCTTCGATCTGCGCAAGCGACTCTACTCATCTCTCCTTCGCAAGCCATTACAGTTTTTCGATGGGGAGCGTACGGGTGACTTAATCTCGCGCATCAATGCAGATACGTTGATGCTACAAGATGTTGTAAGCATCCGCTTATCTGTTTTGATTCGATATTTCCTACAAGTAATAATAGGAATTGTTTTAATGGCGCTCTTGTCGCCTCGTCTCACTATTCTTATAGCGCTTGTGCTGCCCATCGTAGTTGCAGCCTCTCGCATTCTCGGAAAGAGACTTCGGGCCTTAAGCAAGGAGCAACAAGCAAGACTTGGCGAAGCCACAACAAGTGCGGACGAATCGATTGGTGGTATTAGAACAGTAAAAGCGTTCACTGGTGAAAAGTTTGAGCTCGATAGATTTGTAAGGCAGATACGTGCCGTACGAGAACTCGGATTTGCCCGCTCGCAGTTTGCTGCCTTCTTTGCCTCCAGCATAAACTTTTTAATGAATGGGGTTCTCGTATTTATTCTCCTACTCGGCATTCAATCCGTAACATCAGGCACTCTATCATCTGGCGATCTTACAGCCTTCCTGCTCTATGGCGCTATTGTAGCGATCTCTTTCGCGTTCCTTGCAGGAAGTCTTGGGGAGCTCTATCAAGCCTCGGGTGCGGCAGAACGTATCTTTGAAACACTTGCTGCCGAAGAAGAAAGAGTGAACACTGCTGAGCCGATTGACTCTCAGTCTGTTGTAAATAGTCTTCGCTTCCAACACGTATCGTTCTCGTACCCGACGCGTGAGGATGTGCGTGCTGTCGATGATATTTCGTTCTCAGCGCACAAAGGGGAATTCATAGCTTTCGTTGGCCCATCAGGCGCTGGAAAGTCTACCATCATGAATCTGCTGTTACGATTCTACGAGCTTCAAGAGGGCGAGATTCTCTATGATGATGTCGATATTGCCTCAAGGCCTATCCATGAGACTCGTTCGAGAATAGGACTCGTTCCCCAAGAGCCATTACTGTTTGCAGATACCATAGAAGCAAACCTGAAATATGGAGCTGAAAATGTCTCTCGGGAGGAGCTCGAGTCTGTCTGCAAGCAGGTTGCCATCTTAGATTTTATTCGTTCACTTCCCGATGGTTTTCAGACCTATGTTGGAGAAAGAGGTGTTCAGTTAAGTGGTGGACAAAGGCAGCGTCTTGCCATTGCCAGGGCATTGTTGAGAAAGCCTGACATTCTGTTATTAGATGAAGCTACCTCCGCTCTTGATAGCGAAAGTGAAGCAGCAATTAAGAGCTCCATATCAAGTATGAAGAATGAGTGTATTCTGATTGCAATAGCCCATCGTCTTTCTACTGTGCAGAAGGCAGATAGAATATATGTACTTCATCACGGAAAAATAATTGAAGAGGGCAGTCATCACGAGCTGCTGGGGCTTAACGGAGTCTATCAAGAGCTAGTTTCTTATCAAGCGCTCATGACATAA
- a CDS encoding GAF domain-containing protein yields MSRDAIEDRIENLQKEVLQIPVVQEAFALLEQGLSRSLLYHSSEHSRDVLREVLHLGIYDELSHEELQLLAIGAAFHDTGFIHKLVDNEALAAEMAEQSMRSSGSFDDSAILKVREMILDTRLINISQPHLTSVVSPLGRYLIDADLGNLGREDFFDKSELLRQELGISRQLFYPDVLNFIESHLWLTRAGRDLRRTSQQENVLRLREYNESLQKCGDDASDDGLELPQLLSLSRLPLLLNSSLKTDVVVRQALKHLCQELQAEAATVFILDDGGKSLRFWALEGDEASLQDKVLPSDRGLVGWVIQNKQSLISNDPQNDSRFYSGFDQETDFQTQNLVCVPLLVRSQEIIGALQVLNKSNRSEFSERDLLFTERFSHQLALAIDNSQLYQQSEKMRNQLMRLDKRKGEMITVLTHELRTPLNVIQGAADILANSEITETKTRDKMSQTLQRGVVRLVKLSQQLQSLSRIEGSEVSIQRAVFSIGQILQTIEERYKTPTEVRNLQFSVECDNREQHIQGDEALLTLVLGNLLSNAIRFTEDGGSIILRVWSEHELLHFEVADTGIGIAETEHELIFEKFYEVGDALVHSSGDYAFRSGGLGVGLATAKTIIEAHGSSLTVRSQLGEGSVFSFRLPLKQS; encoded by the coding sequence ATGTCCCGTGATGCAATAGAGGATAGGATAGAAAACCTTCAAAAGGAAGTATTGCAAATCCCCGTCGTTCAAGAGGCATTTGCTCTGCTCGAACAGGGACTTTCGAGATCTTTGTTATATCACTCATCTGAGCATTCTCGTGATGTTCTTCGAGAAGTGCTTCATCTTGGTATCTACGATGAGCTTAGCCATGAGGAGTTGCAACTTTTGGCAATAGGAGCAGCCTTTCATGACACTGGTTTCATACACAAGTTGGTGGATAATGAAGCATTAGCTGCTGAAATGGCGGAACAATCCATGCGGAGTTCGGGCAGTTTTGACGACAGTGCCATACTAAAAGTTAGAGAGATGATTCTCGATACACGCTTAATTAATATCTCACAGCCGCATCTCACTTCCGTGGTTTCGCCGCTTGGAAGATATCTAATAGATGCAGACCTTGGTAATTTAGGCAGAGAGGACTTTTTTGATAAATCAGAGTTACTTCGTCAAGAATTAGGGATCTCTCGCCAACTCTTTTATCCTGATGTATTGAACTTTATCGAGTCGCATCTTTGGTTGACGCGTGCTGGTAGAGATCTGAGACGGACTTCGCAGCAGGAAAATGTTCTTCGCTTGAGGGAATATAATGAGTCACTTCAGAAATGTGGGGATGATGCAAGTGATGATGGGCTTGAACTTCCTCAGTTGCTTTCTCTTAGCCGTTTGCCTCTATTACTGAATTCCTCACTGAAGACCGATGTGGTAGTCAGACAGGCTTTGAAGCACCTCTGTCAAGAGCTCCAAGCAGAAGCCGCTACTGTGTTCATACTGGATGACGGTGGGAAGAGCCTTCGCTTTTGGGCCTTAGAAGGGGACGAAGCGAGCTTGCAGGACAAGGTCTTACCTTCGGATCGAGGTTTAGTTGGTTGGGTTATTCAAAATAAGCAGTCACTCATTTCGAATGATCCTCAGAATGACAGTCGATTTTATAGTGGCTTTGACCAGGAGACAGATTTTCAAACGCAAAATCTGGTGTGTGTTCCACTATTGGTACGCTCTCAAGAGATTATTGGGGCGTTACAAGTACTCAATAAAAGTAATCGGTCTGAATTCAGCGAAAGAGATCTTTTGTTTACGGAACGCTTTAGTCACCAACTGGCTCTCGCAATAGATAACTCTCAGCTCTATCAGCAGTCCGAGAAGATGCGGAATCAGCTCATGCGTCTCGATAAAAGAAAAGGTGAGATGATTACGGTACTAACTCACGAGTTGCGAACCCCACTAAATGTAATTCAAGGCGCAGCAGATATCTTAGCGAATTCGGAGATTACTGAGACGAAAACGCGAGATAAAATGTCGCAGACTCTCCAGCGCGGTGTTGTTCGACTCGTCAAGCTTTCGCAACAACTACAGAGCCTCTCTCGCATAGAAGGGAGTGAAGTAAGTATTCAGCGAGCAGTATTTTCAATCGGACAAATTCTTCAAACAATAGAGGAGCGCTATAAGACTCCCACTGAAGTGAGAAACCTTCAGTTTAGCGTTGAATGTGATAATCGAGAGCAGCATATTCAAGGCGATGAAGCGCTTCTGACGCTCGTACTTGGAAACCTTCTATCGAATGCAATTCGATTCACTGAAGATGGTGGTAGTATTATTTTGCGTGTTTGGTCTGAGCACGAGTTGCTCCACTTTGAAGTCGCGGATACAGGTATCGGGATTGCAGAAACTGAGCATGAACTTATCTTTGAAAAATTTTATGAGGTCGGTGATGCATTAGTACATAGCTCTGGAGATTATGCCTTTCGCTCCGGAGGTCTTGGGGTAGGGCTTGCTACTGCAAAAACCATAATAGAAGCTCACGGCAGCTCACTGACGGTGCGTTCCCAGCTCGGTGAGGGGAGTGTGTTTTCTTTCCGACTTCCCCTTAAGCAGTCTTAG
- a CDS encoding cryptochrome/photolyase family protein, translated as MKHVLILGNQLFPPDVSCVAANDRVFMAEDYGLCTHYRYHKHKLIFFLAAMRHYCDELRHEVGAQVDYVELEAGNRELTFEDKLESFITRHSVQELYLYEIEDKFFESRIQECAEQHSVVLKILPSPMFLVSRLQFEKYNQSVKRPFMKTFYESLRKEHKILMDADGKPLGGKYSFDAENRKKLPKELSIPELRFPEKTSHVKHVSLLVDELFRDHPGESESFWIPVTRDDVNTWITHFVEERFHAFGDYEDAISKQSPFLFHSVISPLLNIGLITPKELLERIVSSEQIPLNSLEGFVRQVLGWREFIRGIYQQYSDVQEQRNFWGHSRKLSACWYSASTGMPPLDDALNKVLRYGYNHHIERLMILSNTMLLCNIDPTEVHRWFMEMYVDSSDWVMGPNVYGMGQFSDGGIFATKPYLCGSNYIRKMSRDYPVGDWCDELDGLYWKFIDDHRDFFSKNPRLSTMIGNLNRMAGERKERIFKAGMAFRDRVSTAG; from the coding sequence ATGAAACATGTTCTTATTCTCGGTAATCAACTATTTCCGCCCGACGTCTCGTGTGTTGCAGCCAATGACCGGGTCTTTATGGCAGAGGATTACGGGCTGTGTACCCACTATCGCTATCATAAGCATAAACTCATATTTTTCTTGGCAGCCATGCGGCATTACTGCGATGAGTTACGGCACGAAGTCGGAGCGCAAGTAGACTACGTCGAGCTGGAGGCTGGCAATCGAGAGCTAACGTTTGAGGATAAACTGGAATCTTTTATCACTCGGCACTCTGTTCAGGAACTTTATCTTTATGAAATAGAGGACAAGTTTTTTGAGAGTCGGATTCAGGAGTGCGCAGAACAACACTCGGTTGTTCTGAAAATCTTACCGAGCCCCATGTTTCTTGTATCGCGGCTGCAATTCGAAAAATATAATCAGTCAGTAAAGAGACCCTTCATGAAGACATTTTATGAAAGTCTTCGAAAGGAGCACAAAATCTTAATGGATGCTGACGGTAAGCCCTTAGGTGGGAAGTACAGTTTCGATGCCGAAAATAGGAAGAAATTGCCTAAGGAACTTTCGATTCCAGAGCTTCGATTTCCCGAAAAAACCTCTCATGTAAAGCACGTATCACTACTTGTTGACGAGCTTTTTCGTGATCATCCTGGAGAGAGCGAAAGTTTTTGGATTCCGGTGACCCGGGATGATGTGAATACATGGATTACGCATTTTGTGGAAGAGCGTTTCCATGCATTTGGAGACTATGAAGATGCAATTTCAAAACAAAGTCCGTTTTTATTTCATTCTGTGATAAGTCCATTACTCAATATTGGACTTATCACTCCCAAGGAACTACTTGAGCGTATCGTCAGTTCCGAACAGATACCGCTCAACTCGCTTGAGGGCTTTGTCAGGCAAGTGCTTGGTTGGCGAGAATTTATTCGGGGAATTTATCAACAGTATTCGGATGTTCAGGAACAAAGAAATTTCTGGGGACATTCACGAAAGCTCTCGGCTTGTTGGTACTCTGCTTCCACTGGAATGCCACCGCTGGATGATGCGTTAAACAAAGTGCTTCGATACGGATATAACCACCACATAGAGCGACTGATGATCCTGAGTAATACAATGTTGCTTTGTAATATTGATCCGACAGAGGTGCATCGTTGGTTTATGGAGATGTACGTCGATTCGTCGGATTGGGTTATGGGACCGAATGTTTATGGCATGGGGCAGTTTAGTGATGGCGGAATATTTGCGACAAAGCCTTACCTTTGCGGATCGAACTATATTCGCAAGATGTCTCGTGATTATCCCGTTGGGGATTGGTGCGATGAGCTTGACGGACTCTACTGGAAGTTCATTGATGATCACCGAGACTTTTTTTCAAAGAATCCTCGCTTAAGCACTATGATCGGCAATTTAAACCGTATGGCGGGGGAGAGAAAGGAGCGTATCTTCAAAGCAGGAATGGCTTTTCGAGATCGGGTTAGCACCGCGGGCTAA
- a CDS encoding carboxypeptidase regulatory-like domain-containing protein, with translation MNILNRTVSRILVMSCVLLTLFAVIGCGGGTQGTGGIAIEGRILKTDGTALANTKVTVAQTGDSTTTDANGDFSLTAKVTGTTSLLVESDTVSTEVAIGDISAQASTVRVTISVDENENSGTVEEIEIEERDDNSNSNENAGSNSGIEDDDTSQEFSTEEDDTSLDEDENDDSSQEESNSGSSNSNNSDSDSQESSNSGSSNSGSSNSGSSNSGSGNGGSGNSEVETCEDQDIIGTISDLNTDSITVSGITFLINTETRVEDINENPISLQSLTTGMSVRVKGDCINDILVAERIRLV, from the coding sequence ATGAATATTCTAAACAGAACAGTATCGCGTATTCTTGTCATGAGCTGTGTTCTCCTGACCCTTTTTGCTGTTATTGGATGTGGTGGGGGCACTCAAGGAACTGGTGGCATCGCCATTGAAGGTCGAATCCTCAAAACAGATGGGACAGCGCTAGCGAATACAAAAGTAACCGTAGCGCAAACAGGGGATAGTACAACTACCGATGCGAATGGAGACTTCTCTCTTACTGCAAAAGTCACTGGCACAACCAGCCTGCTAGTTGAATCGGATACAGTAAGTACAGAGGTTGCTATCGGAGATATTTCGGCTCAGGCAAGCACTGTCCGCGTCACCATATCAGTAGATGAAAACGAAAACAGCGGAACCGTTGAAGAGATAGAGATAGAAGAGCGAGATGATAATAGCAACTCAAATGAAAATGCTGGCTCTAATAGTGGCATAGAAGACGACGATACCTCTCAAGAGTTCTCAACAGAAGAAGATGATACGTCTCTTGATGAAGACGAAAATGATGATTCGTCCCAAGAAGAATCAAATTCAGGCTCTTCAAACTCGAATAATAGCGACTCCGATAGCCAAGAGTCCAGCAATAGCGGCTCCAGTAATAGCGGTTCCAGCAATAGCGGCTCCAGTAATAGCGGTTCCGGAAATGGCGGCTCCGGAAATAGTGAGGTCGAGACATGTGAAGATCAGGACATTATCGGTACGATCAGTGACCTCAATACGGATTCCATCACGGTGAGTGGCATTACCTTTCTTATTAACACCGAAACACGTGTTGAGGATATCAATGAGAATCCAATTTCTCTTCAATCGCTGACCACAGGTATGAGTGTCCGCGTAAAGGGAGATTGTATTAATGACATATTGGTAGCCGAGAGAATCAGACTTGTATAA
- a CDS encoding thiol peroxidase: MATITLKGTPYNTSGDLISEGQAVGEFQLTNSSLEPVTLKSLAGDKIILNCFPSIDTPVCANSVRKFNEEAGALEGVKVLCVSQDLPFALNRFCSGEGIEDVIPASAFRDHELGEKLGILITDGPLQGLFARAVIVLNAEGTVLYSQLVPEIAQEPDYEAVLSAVKSSVL; the protein is encoded by the coding sequence ATGGCGACAATCACCTTAAAAGGTACACCGTACAATACATCAGGAGACCTAATCTCAGAAGGTCAGGCTGTCGGTGAATTTCAACTTACCAACTCAAGCCTTGAGCCTGTCACTCTAAAATCGCTGGCGGGTGATAAAATCATTTTAAATTGTTTTCCGAGTATTGATACGCCTGTTTGTGCAAATTCAGTTCGTAAATTCAATGAGGAAGCAGGAGCTCTTGAAGGCGTTAAAGTGCTTTGCGTTTCTCAAGACCTTCCTTTTGCTCTCAATCGCTTTTGTAGTGGTGAGGGAATTGAGGATGTTATTCCAGCCTCCGCATTTCGAGATCATGAATTAGGGGAAAAGCTCGGAATACTAATCACTGATGGCCCACTGCAAGGACTTTTTGCTCGTGCGGTGATTGTTCTGAATGCAGAGGGAACAGTTCTTTACTCGCAACTCGTTCCCGAAATTGCCCAAGAGCCAGACTATGAAGCTGTGCTCAGTGCTGTAAAAAGCTCAGTGCTGTAA
- a CDS encoding peptide chain release factor 3, translated as MSDNQNIQSEIERRRTFAIISHPDAGKTTLTEKLLLYAGMIRTAGMVHARKQQHNTSSDWMQMEQERGISITASAMQFIYKDTVINVLDTPGHQDFSEDTYRTLTAADSAVMVIDAAKGVEPQTLKLFKVCRMRGIPILTFINKLDLPSQEPIDLLAELEEALGIQSSPLFWPIGQGEDFVGVYDLRRDTVLLFSRSEKGGAAAAHMEQCTLTELKQKSIQPEVLNTFFESLELIREAGNPFNHEEFLHGNLTPVFFGSALTNFGIEPFFDSFSELAPTPTSRKAFATSQKGEILEEQILVHPAHEPFSGYVFKIQANMDLKHRDSMAFIRVCSGKFERDLVIKNRRLKKDVRLSRSHNMFGGERQTVNAAYPGDIIGVVNPGVFTIGDTVSVSGRFSYPPLPKFPPEVVCRLSPTDALKRKAFEKGMNQFRSEGAVLILEPLSSSVQGPLVAAVGPLQFEVLEFRLKTEYGVETRRESMPYQHGVWLLGDITGFDKPSGALLAEDRDGEKIMLHTSSWERQHAAERNPNVEFADFLSVT; from the coding sequence ATGTCAGATAATCAAAATATTCAGTCGGAGATTGAACGGCGCCGAACCTTCGCTATTATCAGTCATCCTGATGCGGGAAAGACAACCTTAACCGAGAAACTACTCCTTTATGCGGGCATGATTCGCACTGCCGGAATGGTTCATGCGAGAAAACAACAACATAACACCTCCTCAGATTGGATGCAGATGGAGCAAGAACGGGGGATCTCGATCACTGCTTCTGCGATGCAGTTCATTTATAAAGATACGGTGATTAATGTTCTTGATACACCAGGACACCAGGACTTCTCTGAAGACACCTATCGAACACTGACCGCTGCTGATAGCGCTGTAATGGTAATCGATGCAGCAAAGGGCGTAGAGCCCCAAACCCTCAAACTTTTTAAAGTTTGTAGAATGCGGGGCATTCCGATTCTTACCTTCATTAATAAGCTCGATCTTCCAAGCCAAGAACCGATCGATCTTCTCGCTGAACTAGAGGAGGCACTGGGCATCCAATCCTCACCCCTGTTTTGGCCAATCGGACAAGGAGAGGACTTCGTTGGGGTATATGATCTGAGAAGAGATACCGTCCTCCTTTTTTCGCGGTCAGAAAAAGGTGGGGCCGCAGCAGCACATATGGAACAGTGCACTCTTACGGAATTGAAACAAAAATCGATTCAACCTGAGGTGCTCAACACATTCTTTGAATCATTAGAACTCATTCGAGAGGCTGGAAATCCCTTCAATCATGAAGAGTTTCTCCATGGAAACCTGACTCCAGTTTTCTTTGGCTCTGCACTGACAAATTTTGGGATCGAGCCATTCTTCGACTCTTTTTCAGAGCTTGCACCGACTCCCACTTCTCGCAAAGCCTTCGCTACTTCGCAGAAGGGAGAAATTCTTGAAGAGCAGATCCTTGTTCATCCTGCTCATGAACCATTTAGCGGTTATGTTTTTAAGATCCAGGCAAACATGGATTTAAAGCATCGAGATAGCATGGCATTCATCCGAGTATGTTCTGGGAAATTCGAGCGAGATCTCGTGATTAAGAATCGACGCCTAAAGAAAGATGTGCGTCTATCTCGTTCACACAATATGTTCGGAGGCGAACGTCAGACTGTAAATGCTGCTTACCCAGGAGATATTATCGGGGTTGTTAATCCAGGGGTTTTTACCATTGGAGATACCGTCTCTGTATCTGGCAGATTTTCCTATCCGCCCCTTCCAAAGTTTCCCCCTGAAGTAGTGTGTCGGCTTAGTCCCACAGATGCTTTAAAGCGGAAAGCTTTTGAAAAGGGCATGAATCAATTTCGTAGTGAGGGGGCAGTACTTATCTTGGAACCTCTCTCCTCCTCTGTTCAAGGGCCATTGGTTGCTGCAGTGGGACCGCTTCAATTCGAAGTACTCGAATTTCGCTTAAAAACCGAGTATGGCGTCGAAACAAGACGAGAATCAATGCCATATCAACATGGCGTCTGGTTACTGGGTGATATTACTGGTTTCGACAAGCCTTCGGGAGCACTCCTTGCAGAAGACCGTGACGGTGAAAAGATTATGCTACATACCAGTAGCTGGGAGCGACAACACGCTGCTGAGCGAAATCCCAATGTCGAGTTCGCAGATTTTCTATCTGTTACATAG